A window from Mya arenaria isolate MELC-2E11 chromosome 9, ASM2691426v1 encodes these proteins:
- the LOC128202888 gene encoding kappa-type opioid receptor-like, whose product MIAMNLPTERAISSCLWHVAPPILLVLGTIGNIISIYVLNQRVRTSTSIYLSALAVCDLFLLYTGLGREWSIHVFGFDVRSVSEAMCKMHFFSVTFSAQLTSWILVAITIERVISVRMPHVAKRECTKQCAIIVLLAEAVVLMLLDGHILYGVSINSRQARNYTLTNGTNGNMSLHGFDIRCEPSVDDQSYENFMIYVWTWIDFCFVFMIPFLVLLTGNLIIINNIKRSRQFRRQAMTLAYYPRRIRPKPPKPILSLTAILLTLNTVFFICVGPINIFSIGQFYWWPADVTDEVAELIWAVVAILMYTNNAVNFILYVFCGSEFRTEVKCLLLKCFAVHPGTPKAAYRHGVTHLLSVNFSFEQSRSSSV is encoded by the coding sequence ATGATAGCCATGAATCTACCGACGGAGCGGGCAATCAGCAGCTGTTTGTGGCACGTGGCGCCTCCTATCTTGCTCGTGCTTGGAACCATAGGGAACATCATATCAATCTACGTGCTAAACCAGCGGGTCCGAACCTCCACCTCTATCTACCTTTCCGCTCTCGCCGTCTGCGACTTGTTCCTGCTCTACACGGGCCTTGGGCGAGAGTGGTCCATACATGTGTTCGGGTTTGACGTACGTAGCGTTAGTGAGGCGATGTGTAAAATGCACTTCTTCTCTGTGACATTTAGTGCACAGTTGACATCCTGGATATTGGTGGCGATAACCATTGAACGAGTGATCAGTGTGCGGATGCCGCATGTCGCCAAACGGGAATGTACAAAGCAATGTGCAATTATTGTGTTGTTGGCCGAAGCAGTTGTGTTGATGCTTTTAGATGGCCACATTCTGTACGGCGTGTCGATAAATTCACGGCAAGCAAGGAATTATACATTGACAAATGGAACAAATGGCAACATGTCGCTCCATGGTTTTGATATTAGGTGTGAACCAAGTGTTGATGATCAATCGTACGAGAACTTCATGATATATGTATGGACCTGGATTGActtctgttttgtatttatgattCCTTTTCTGGTATTATTAACTGGAAACCTTATCATAATTAACAACATCAAACGAAGTAGGCAATTCCGTAGGCAAGCAATGACGCTGGCCTATTACCCACGCCGCATTCGACCCAAACCGCCAAAACCGATCCTCTCCTTGACGGCCATCTTGCTGACCTTAAACACGGTGTTTTTCATATGCGTGGGTCCGATCAACATTTTTTCCATTGGTCAATTCTACTGGTGGCCAGCTGACGTAACAGACGAAGTCGCGGAGTTAATATGGGCAGTGGTAGCCATTTTGATGTACACGAATAATGcagtgaatttcattttgtatgtattttgtgGCTCGGAGTTTCGAACGGAGGTGAAATGTTTGTTACTTAAATGTTTTGCCGTTCATCCCGGCACGCCAAAGGCCGCCTACAGGCACGGTGTCACACATCTTTTGTCAGTGAACTTTTCTTTTGAGCAAAGTCGCTCCTCTAGTGTTTGA
- the LOC128246505 gene encoding uncharacterized protein LOC128246505 isoform X1, whose protein sequence is MGNEVTYFIGLVLYLQISFTNAEAECKFWNELAHNISEGQDSMGGLVNLACNSSCTSIDCSGRVNASHFGMSYMDFTFCMGLRLDNCVSPISLSYYMNLPGVNYSREGTVNHNDEYQVPMPSSVTRLGRATAVIDVQMVQVNATHLRFGIEGTIKVSVAEGLPYFPFRQETVIPPTLIDVPPCGSSNQSLIPYREKGKCTFVPPKKTGTTKAPVPTTPPVIKSATYGKSCELGLLYKCSDNEMCSGIGNSKSKNGQCVCDAESFLNPRSGYCEKKTSIIVSTLAPKIITSAVPGVTMENKSKDKPEVKSAGGISKTGVIIAGVAGTLLLIVVAVSVIIFIGRRKRRANYRDRHQLLSDDDDDDPNVVI, encoded by the exons ATGGGGAACGAAGTTACTTATTTTATCG GACTGGTCCTTTATCTACAAATCTCTTTCACAAATGCTGAAGCAGAATGCAAGTTTTGGAATGAGCTGGCTCATAACATTTCCGAAGGGCAAGATTCAATGGGTGGTTTGGTGAACCTTGCGTGTAACAGCTCTTGTACGTCCATCGACTGTTCAGGACGAGTCAACGCCTCG CACTTTGGCATGTCATATATGGACTTTACATTTTGTATGGGCCTGCGTCTTGACAACTGCGTGAGCCCTATCAGTCTCAGCTACTATATGAATCTTCCTGGGGTAAACTACTCCAGGGAAGGGACTGTCAACCACAACGATGAATATCAAGTGCCAA TGCCAAGTTCTGTGACCCGGTTGGGGAGGGCAACGGCGGTTATAGACGTGCAGATGGTCCAGGTGAATGCCACTCATCTCAGATTTGGG ATCGAGGGAACCATAAAGGTGAGCGTGGCCGAAGGACTGCCTTATTTCCCATTTAGGCAAGAGACAGTGATTCCCCCAACCCTCATTGATGTTCCGCCCTGCGGCAGCTCGAACCAATCGTTGATTCCATATCGAGAAAAGGGAAAATGCACTTTTGTTCCACCAAAGAAAA CAGGTACAACCAAGGCACCAGTTCCAACCACCCCTCCTGTGATCAAGTCAG CTACCTACGGCAAGTCATGTGAGCTTGGACTGCTTTACAAATGCTCTGACAACGAAATGTGTTCTGGAATAGGCAACAGCAAGTCTAAAAATG GTCAGTGTGTGTGTGACGCAGAATCATTTCTGAATCCTAGGTCCGGCTACTGTGAGAAGAAAACTTCCATAATTGTGTCAACGCTAG CGCCAAAGATAATCACATCTGCCGTACCAGGCGTTACCATGGAGAACAAGTCAAAGGACAAACCTGAAGTAAAGAGTGCTGGTGGGATCAGCA AAACAGGTGTCATCATTGCTGGTGTTGCTGGAACTCTGCTGCTGATCGTTGTTGCAGTCAGCGTCATCATCTTCATTGGGCGTCGTAAACGTAGGGCGAACTATCGAGATAGACACCAACTCCTAagtgacgatgatgatgatgatcccAATGTTGTTATATAA
- the LOC128246505 gene encoding uncharacterized protein LOC128246505 isoform X2 — MGNEVTYFIGLVLYLQISFTNAEAECKFWNELAHNISEGQDSMGGLVNLACNSSCTSIDCSGRVNASHFGMSYMDFTFCMGLRLDNCVSPISLSYYMNLPGVNYSREGTVNHNDEYQVPMPSSVTRLGRATAVIDVQMVQVNATHLRFGIEGTIKVSVAEGLPYFPFRQETVIPPTLIDVPPCGSSNQSLIPYREKGKCTFVPPKKSTTKAPVPTTPPVIKSATYGKSCELGLLYKCSDNEMCSGIGNSKSKNGQCVCDAESFLNPRSGYCEKKTSIIVSTLAPKIITSAVPGVTMENKSKDKPEVKSAGGISKTGVIIAGVAGTLLLIVVAVSVIIFIGRRKRRANYRDRHQLLSDDDDDDPNVVI, encoded by the exons ATGGGGAACGAAGTTACTTATTTTATCG GACTGGTCCTTTATCTACAAATCTCTTTCACAAATGCTGAAGCAGAATGCAAGTTTTGGAATGAGCTGGCTCATAACATTTCCGAAGGGCAAGATTCAATGGGTGGTTTGGTGAACCTTGCGTGTAACAGCTCTTGTACGTCCATCGACTGTTCAGGACGAGTCAACGCCTCG CACTTTGGCATGTCATATATGGACTTTACATTTTGTATGGGCCTGCGTCTTGACAACTGCGTGAGCCCTATCAGTCTCAGCTACTATATGAATCTTCCTGGGGTAAACTACTCCAGGGAAGGGACTGTCAACCACAACGATGAATATCAAGTGCCAA TGCCAAGTTCTGTGACCCGGTTGGGGAGGGCAACGGCGGTTATAGACGTGCAGATGGTCCAGGTGAATGCCACTCATCTCAGATTTGGG ATCGAGGGAACCATAAAGGTGAGCGTGGCCGAAGGACTGCCTTATTTCCCATTTAGGCAAGAGACAGTGATTCCCCCAACCCTCATTGATGTTCCGCCCTGCGGCAGCTCGAACCAATCGTTGATTCCATATCGAGAAAAGGGAAAATGCACTTTTGTTCCACCAAAGAAAA GTACAACCAAGGCACCAGTTCCAACCACCCCTCCTGTGATCAAGTCAG CTACCTACGGCAAGTCATGTGAGCTTGGACTGCTTTACAAATGCTCTGACAACGAAATGTGTTCTGGAATAGGCAACAGCAAGTCTAAAAATG GTCAGTGTGTGTGTGACGCAGAATCATTTCTGAATCCTAGGTCCGGCTACTGTGAGAAGAAAACTTCCATAATTGTGTCAACGCTAG CGCCAAAGATAATCACATCTGCCGTACCAGGCGTTACCATGGAGAACAAGTCAAAGGACAAACCTGAAGTAAAGAGTGCTGGTGGGATCAGCA AAACAGGTGTCATCATTGCTGGTGTTGCTGGAACTCTGCTGCTGATCGTTGTTGCAGTCAGCGTCATCATCTTCATTGGGCGTCGTAAACGTAGGGCGAACTATCGAGATAGACACCAACTCCTAagtgacgatgatgatgatgatcccAATGTTGTTATATAA